From one Tsukamurella tyrosinosolvens genomic stretch:
- a CDS encoding TetR/AcrR family transcriptional regulator: MSAMPPARRTQKERTEATRTALLEATVDCLIDHGYAGTSTNRVVERAGLTRGALAHHFPTRDALIVAAVEHVVRQQISLMREMVLGLPAEMPLTATMVLDVMWAGNQTATSAAGIELWVAGRTNRAVSAHSNLLRDRIAEAAAEVIAALPGVSDPQRLTSVIVTCQDAIRGLVVTALGDPDTERTEQKWHQLRDNLLPLLGDALSG; this comes from the coding sequence ATGAGCGCGATGCCGCCCGCCAGACGAACCCAGAAGGAGCGGACCGAGGCGACCCGAACGGCACTCCTGGAGGCGACCGTCGACTGCCTCATCGATCACGGCTACGCCGGCACCTCCACCAACCGTGTCGTCGAACGCGCCGGGCTGACTCGAGGTGCATTGGCCCACCACTTCCCCACGCGCGACGCCCTCATCGTCGCTGCGGTGGAGCACGTCGTTCGACAGCAGATCTCCCTCATGCGGGAGATGGTGCTCGGTCTTCCGGCGGAGATGCCGCTCACGGCGACGATGGTCCTGGACGTGATGTGGGCGGGGAACCAGACAGCGACGTCGGCCGCGGGCATCGAACTGTGGGTCGCCGGTCGCACGAACCGTGCCGTCTCCGCCCACAGCAACCTCCTGCGCGACCGGATCGCCGAGGCAGCGGCAGAGGTCATCGCTGCACTGCCTGGCGTTTCCGATCCGCAGCGACTGACGAGCGTCATCGTCACCTGTCAGGACGCGATCCGCGGACTGGTCGTCACCGCATTGGGCGACCCCGACACCGAGCGGACGGAACAGAAGTGGCATCAGCTGCGGGACAACCTCCTGCCACTTCTCGGTGACGCGCTGTCGGGCTGA